Proteins from a single region of Mytilus trossulus isolate FHL-02 chromosome 2, PNRI_Mtr1.1.1.hap1, whole genome shotgun sequence:
- the LOC134708316 gene encoding uncharacterized protein LOC134708316, whose amino-acid sequence MPRGRGRRRRQDLVGGGRELRHRRAPREQQQPPVRNERRRPQVEVDEDAPVVRRRRVDEPQLVALQPDVELQENEPPLAALAKNDIWIIGSSLVKKASEHTQTRATGIDLGMEKLGYSVVWIGHSGMLWHMVPSIITALLNWRSQPSIILIHCGGNDLCNIQNGKLLYNIKDTLRQLMSSLPNTTVIWSYILPRQIWRNAMNKKAIERSRARVNRGVRSYLHKVGGKAIKHTDFDDIHPTLFANDGVHLSYIGNDIFINAIQSALELFIKYPNRFLYPDEL is encoded by the exons ATGCCAAGGGGTAGAGGTAGGCGTCGTCGGCAGGACCTGGTTGGAGGAGGTCGAGAACTTCGTCATAGAAGGGCTCCTAGGGAACAACAGCAACCACCAGTTCGGAATGAGAGAAGGCGTCCCCAAGTTGAGGTTGATGAAGATGCCCCTGTAGTTAGAAGACGGAGGGTTGATGAACCTCAATTAGTTGCCTTGCAACCAGATGTAGAATTACAAGAGAATGAACCTCCATTAGCTGCCTTAG caaaaaatgacatttGGATCATTGGTTCATCTTTGGTAAAAAAGGCATCTGAACACACTCAAACTAGAGCAACTGGTATTGATCTGGGTATGGAAAAACTTGGTTACAGTGTTGTGTGGATAGGTCATTCAGGAATGTTATGGCATATGGTTCCTTCAATTATAACTGCATTGTTGAATTGGAGATCGCAACCTTCAATAATTCTTATTCATTGCGGTGGTAATGATTTATGTAACATTCAAAATGGTAAACTTTTATACAATATTAAGGACACTTTACGTCAGTTAATGTCATCGTTACCAAACACAACTGTTATTTGGTCATACATTTTGCCAAGACAAATTTGGAGGAATGCCATGAATAAAAAGGCAATAGAACGATCTAGAGCCCGTGTAAATAGGGGTGTTAGATCTTACCTACACAAAGTTGGGGGCAAGGCTATTAAACATACTGATTTTGATGATATCCATCCAACTCTTTTCGCTAATGATGGCGTACATCTGTCATATATTGGCaatgacatttttattaatgCTATTCAGTCAGCATTAGAGTTGTTCATTAAATATCCAAACAGATTTTTATATCCAGATGAACTTTAA